A part of Thermogemmatispora onikobensis genomic DNA contains:
- a CDS encoding cellulose binding domain-containing protein: MLRKQLKTLSAGLALLALIGALALSIVVQAHPAYAASSVTINGATTYQTIDGFGASEAFGQAQAMINAGSTLERQMLDLLFSPTTGAGLTILRNLIPSDSSHTIEPNSPGSPTATPQYVPIGTDWGQLPLTQQVIQNYGVTRIYADAWSAPGFMKTNGSESNGGTLCGAPGATCSSGDWRQAYANYLVQYIKDYQAAGVTITNIGFVNEPNLTTSYSSMVMNPTQTADFAKILGPTLANAGVSAQIVCCDAEGWDLAPGYTSAIVNDATANSYVKVISSHGYTAAPTSALNSNGKPVWETEWSTFDSFDAAWDDGSDASGLTWAQHIHVGLTSANLSAFLYWWGVASTSVSTDNQGLIQLNGSTITPSKRLWAFANYSRFVRPGAVRIGASSSDSNLLVSAYRNTNGTLAIVVINLASSNTATTFSLQNTSVANGATVTPYLTNNTNNTAAQATLSVSGGSFSATVPARSLVTYVIPAGTGGVTPTPTPAPTSTPTPAPSPSPTATPSPTPSPTPAPTSTPTPGASCQVHYSVVSQWPGGFQGSITITNTGSSPINGWTLRFSFTAGQQITQLWNGSYTQQGAQVTITNASYNAQIPAGATLGASPGFLATWNGSNPAPTSFTLNGATCSVV, from the coding sequence ATGCTCAGGAAACAGCTCAAAACTCTCAGCGCCGGGCTGGCGCTCCTGGCGCTGATCGGCGCCCTGGCGCTCAGTATCGTTGTCCAGGCGCACCCGGCCTACGCGGCATCAAGCGTCACCATTAATGGTGCGACGACCTACCAGACCATCGATGGCTTTGGGGCCTCCGAAGCCTTCGGGCAGGCCCAGGCCATGATCAACGCAGGCTCCACACTTGAGAGACAGATGTTGGACTTGCTGTTCAGTCCGACGACCGGCGCCGGGCTGACCATTCTGCGCAACCTGATCCCCTCGGACAGCAGTCACACAATTGAGCCAAACAGCCCGGGCAGCCCGACGGCCACGCCGCAATATGTGCCGATTGGGACCGACTGGGGGCAGCTGCCTCTGACTCAGCAGGTGATTCAGAACTACGGCGTGACGCGCATCTACGCTGACGCCTGGAGCGCTCCCGGTTTCATGAAGACCAACGGTTCCGAGAGCAACGGCGGCACCCTCTGCGGTGCTCCTGGCGCGACCTGCAGCTCGGGCGACTGGCGCCAGGCTTATGCCAACTATCTGGTGCAGTACATTAAGGATTATCAGGCGGCGGGCGTGACCATCACCAACATAGGCTTTGTCAACGAGCCGAATCTGACCACCTCCTACTCCAGCATGGTCATGAACCCCACGCAGACCGCCGACTTCGCCAAGATTCTGGGGCCGACCCTGGCCAATGCGGGTGTGTCGGCACAGATCGTTTGCTGCGATGCTGAGGGCTGGGACCTGGCCCCAGGCTACACCAGCGCCATCGTCAACGATGCAACCGCCAATTCCTATGTCAAGGTGATCTCCAGCCACGGCTATACCGCCGCCCCAACTTCGGCACTCAACTCCAATGGCAAGCCAGTCTGGGAGACCGAGTGGTCGACCTTCGATAGCTTTGATGCCGCCTGGGACGATGGCAGCGACGCCTCCGGCCTGACCTGGGCCCAGCATATCCATGTCGGACTGACCTCGGCTAATCTGAGCGCCTTCCTCTACTGGTGGGGCGTGGCCAGCACCTCGGTCTCGACCGACAACCAGGGCCTGATCCAGTTGAACGGCTCGACCATCACGCCATCGAAGCGCCTATGGGCCTTCGCCAACTACAGCCGCTTCGTCCGACCCGGAGCGGTGCGCATCGGCGCCAGCAGCTCCGATAGCAATCTGCTGGTCTCGGCTTACCGCAATACGAATGGCACGCTGGCCATCGTGGTCATCAATCTGGCGAGCAGTAATACGGCGACGACCTTCTCACTGCAGAACACCTCTGTGGCGAACGGGGCCACGGTGACCCCTTATCTGACGAATAACACCAATAACACGGCGGCCCAGGCGACGCTCTCGGTGAGCGGTGGCTCCTTCAGCGCGACCGTGCCGGCTCGCTCGCTGGTGACCTACGTTATCCCCGCTGGCACCGGAGGCGTTACACCGACTCCCACGCCGGCCCCAACCAGCACCCCGACCCCGGCTCCGTCCCCCAGCCCAACGGCGACGCCGTCGCCAACTCCATCGCCTACGCCGGCCCCAACCAGCACCCCGACCCCTGGCGCTTCCTGCCAGGTGCACTATAGCGTCGTGAGCCAGTGGCCGGGTGGCTTCCAGGGCAGCATCACCATCACGAACACGGGTAGCAGCCCCATCAACGGCTGGACCCTGCGTTTCAGCTTCACGGCTGGTCAGCAGATCACCCAGCTCTGGAATGGGAGCTACACGCAGCAAGGGGCGCAGGTGACGATCACCAACGCCTCCTACAACGCCCAGATCCCGGCGGGCGCTACTCTGGGCGCTTCACCAGGCTTCCTGGCTACCTGGAATGGTAGCAATCCCGCGCCGACTTCGTTCACGCTCAATGGAGCGACCTGTAGCGTCGTCTAG
- a CDS encoding cellulase family glycosylhydrolase, whose product MKKALSCSLPALLALLALTLAGLIWYAPRQAQRAQAATSYSGLHVSGNQLLNGSGQPVRPLGVDRSGTEYMCDAAGDTTVFDGPSDAASVAAMMSWHINAVRLPLNEDCWLGINGYPAAQYTAAQYRQAIVDYVNLLTTNNLITILDLHWSAPGTQQANKQLAMPDLDHAPTFWTSVANTFKNNSSVIFDLYNEPFTTSWDCWLNGSTAANASPCPDVPFAVAGMQTLVNTVRASGATNVIMLGGLAYANDLSGWLSHKPSDPLNNLAASFHLYNFNTCNYVNCWILTVAPVSAQVPVIAGEIGENDCAHGFIDTAMTWLDQNNIGYLAWAWDTYNCWSFPSLISDYNGTPTPYGQGLLNHLTDLANGVTPTPTPTPLPGHYCAVHYSASYWTGGMTANITITNISNAAIVGWTLVFTFPGDQQITAGWSATWSQQGQQVTARDVGYNDVIAAGSSVSIGFNGTWTSNHSDPTVFTLNGVTCNTV is encoded by the coding sequence GTGAAGAAAGCCCTGTCCTGCAGTCTGCCAGCGCTCCTGGCCTTGCTGGCCCTGACACTGGCGGGCCTGATCTGGTATGCGCCCCGTCAGGCGCAGCGCGCCCAGGCCGCAACCTCCTATAGCGGCCTGCACGTCTCGGGCAACCAGCTCCTCAATGGCTCCGGTCAGCCGGTTCGCCCGCTGGGAGTGGATCGCTCGGGTACCGAGTATATGTGCGACGCCGCCGGCGACACCACCGTCTTCGACGGGCCGAGCGATGCCGCTTCCGTGGCCGCCATGATGAGCTGGCACATCAACGCCGTGCGCCTCCCGCTCAATGAGGACTGCTGGCTCGGGATCAATGGCTATCCCGCCGCTCAGTACACCGCGGCTCAGTACCGGCAGGCCATCGTCGACTATGTCAACCTGCTGACCACCAATAACCTGATCACGATCCTCGACCTGCACTGGAGCGCCCCCGGCACCCAGCAGGCTAACAAGCAGCTCGCGATGCCTGACCTGGACCACGCGCCAACCTTCTGGACCTCGGTGGCCAATACCTTCAAGAACAATTCATCGGTAATCTTCGATCTCTACAACGAGCCGTTTACCACAAGTTGGGATTGCTGGCTCAACGGGAGCACGGCGGCCAACGCCAGCCCCTGCCCTGACGTCCCCTTCGCTGTGGCCGGCATGCAAACCCTGGTGAACACCGTGCGCGCCTCCGGGGCCACCAATGTGATCATGCTCGGCGGCCTGGCCTACGCCAACGATCTATCAGGCTGGCTCTCTCATAAGCCCAGCGATCCCTTGAATAACCTGGCTGCCTCCTTCCATCTCTACAATTTCAATACATGTAACTACGTCAATTGCTGGATTTTGACGGTGGCGCCCGTGTCAGCCCAGGTGCCGGTGATCGCCGGGGAGATCGGCGAGAACGACTGTGCTCACGGCTTCATCGATACAGCCATGACATGGCTGGACCAGAACAACATCGGCTATCTGGCCTGGGCCTGGGACACCTACAACTGTTGGAGCTTCCCGTCGCTCATCAGCGACTACAACGGCACACCGACGCCTTACGGGCAGGGTTTGCTGAACCACCTGACGGACCTCGCCAACGGCGTCACTCCGACGCCAACGCCCACACCGCTGCCCGGCCATTACTGCGCGGTCCACTATAGCGCCAGCTACTGGACGGGTGGCATGACGGCCAACATCACGATCACTAACATCAGCAACGCAGCCATTGTCGGCTGGACCCTGGTCTTTACCTTCCCTGGGGACCAGCAGATTACGGCGGGCTGGAGCGCCACCTGGAGCCAGCAGGGCCAGCAGGTCACGGCCCGTGATGTGGGCTACAACGACGTCATTGCCGCCGGTAGCTCGGTCTCTATCGGCTTCAATGGCACCTGGACCAGCAACCACAGTGATCCGACGGTCTTCACCCTCAACGGCGTGACCTGCAACACCGTCTAG
- a CDS encoding glycoside hydrolase family 9 protein: MSTRISRRELLQQSRNLLVALPLGSLGAALAGVESSIGASAAPAPQYNLAAALQMSIYFYDAQKSGPGVTGGLLPWRGDSDLSDAAVPLQPKNSNNIGTNMSASFIAAHRQVLDPAGKGTVDVSGGFHDAGDHVKFGLPQAYAISTLGWGFYEFRQAFVAAGQDAHMMAILRWGCDYLLRSTFRDSSGNVVAFCYQVGEGSIDHTVWAPPEVENLARPAYFATAETPASDMCGQAAAALAIMYLNSQSSDSSYAAKCLDYAKALYRFAVANRGLGYSGGFYNSSGDSDDLAWAAIWLYIATGQQSYLNDIIATDSSGHYTGYLKAIMNSTQDNWQNTWVHCWDAVWGGMFLKLAPITNDSKHWYIARWNLEYWSNVAHQDPNDKNFLKPTPGGFMVINTWGSCRYNTAAQLCALVYRKYTGDSRFSDWALGQMNYILGSNPMNRCYMVGFSSNAAKHPHHRAAHGSFTNSMSDPPNHRHTLWGGLVGGPDTSDYHDDATNDFVYNEVAVDYSAAFVGALAGLYYYYGSGQQPNPNFSTAETPVNPFFVEALVNQDSNQSTQITLTLHSDTTQPPQFVTGLKVRYFFNISELQAVGQSINSVSVAIYYDQNQYLPNGGPVAVHGPYAWGNSTTVYYYEFDWSAYPLWYTRDLEFALIVAIGSDYKYHWDSSNDWSRQGLTSTRAVTQYIPVYRNGTLVFGQEPPKS, from the coding sequence GTGTCTACCCGCATCTCGCGGCGCGAACTACTGCAGCAGTCGCGCAATCTGCTGGTAGCGCTGCCGCTAGGTTCCCTGGGAGCAGCGCTTGCGGGTGTTGAAAGCAGCATCGGTGCAAGCGCGGCTCCCGCTCCCCAGTACAACCTGGCCGCAGCCTTACAGATGTCGATCTACTTCTATGACGCCCAGAAATCCGGGCCGGGCGTTACCGGTGGTCTCCTCCCCTGGCGCGGCGACAGCGACCTTTCCGACGCCGCCGTTCCCTTACAGCCCAAGAATAGCAACAACATCGGGACCAACATGTCGGCCTCCTTTATTGCCGCCCATCGGCAGGTGCTTGACCCGGCGGGCAAAGGGACTGTCGATGTCAGCGGAGGCTTCCACGACGCTGGCGACCACGTTAAATTTGGCCTGCCTCAAGCGTACGCCATCTCTACGCTGGGCTGGGGCTTCTACGAATTCCGCCAGGCTTTCGTCGCCGCCGGGCAGGACGCCCACATGATGGCCATCCTGCGCTGGGGCTGCGATTACCTCCTGCGCTCTACCTTCCGCGATAGCAGCGGCAACGTCGTGGCCTTCTGTTACCAGGTCGGCGAAGGCTCCATCGATCATACCGTCTGGGCCCCGCCCGAAGTAGAGAACCTGGCGCGCCCGGCCTACTTCGCCACCGCCGAGACGCCGGCCAGCGACATGTGCGGGCAGGCCGCTGCTGCTCTGGCCATCATGTACCTCAATAGCCAGAGCAGCGACTCCAGCTACGCCGCCAAATGCCTGGACTATGCCAAGGCGCTCTATCGCTTCGCCGTCGCCAATCGCGGTCTTGGCTACTCCGGAGGCTTCTACAACTCCAGCGGCGACAGTGACGACCTGGCCTGGGCCGCTATCTGGCTCTACATCGCTACCGGCCAGCAGTCCTATCTCAACGATATTATCGCCACCGACTCCAGCGGCCACTATACTGGCTACCTCAAGGCCATTATGAACAGCACTCAGGACAACTGGCAAAATACCTGGGTACACTGCTGGGATGCCGTTTGGGGTGGTATGTTCCTCAAGCTCGCGCCCATCACCAACGACTCCAAGCACTGGTACATCGCCCGCTGGAACCTGGAATACTGGTCCAATGTGGCCCATCAGGACCCCAACGACAAGAATTTCCTCAAGCCGACGCCCGGCGGCTTCATGGTCATCAATACCTGGGGGTCCTGCCGCTACAACACCGCCGCCCAGCTCTGCGCCCTGGTCTATCGCAAGTACACTGGTGACTCGCGCTTCTCCGACTGGGCCTTGGGGCAGATGAACTATATTCTGGGCAGCAATCCGATGAATCGCTGCTACATGGTGGGCTTTTCCTCTAACGCGGCCAAACATCCTCACCATCGTGCGGCCCACGGCTCCTTTACCAACAGCATGTCTGACCCTCCCAATCATCGCCATACCCTCTGGGGCGGCCTGGTCGGAGGACCTGACACCAGCGACTATCACGACGACGCTACCAACGACTTCGTCTACAATGAGGTGGCGGTCGACTACAGCGCGGCCTTCGTGGGAGCCCTGGCGGGCCTCTACTACTACTATGGCTCCGGCCAACAGCCCAATCCTAATTTCTCGACTGCCGAAACGCCGGTCAATCCCTTCTTCGTCGAAGCGCTGGTCAACCAGGATAGCAACCAGAGCACACAGATCACCCTGACGCTTCATAGCGACACCACCCAGCCGCCGCAGTTCGTCACCGGCCTCAAGGTGCGCTACTTCTTCAACATCAGCGAGCTGCAGGCCGTCGGTCAGTCGATCAACTCGGTCTCAGTGGCCATCTACTACGACCAGAACCAGTACCTGCCCAACGGCGGCCCGGTCGCCGTGCACGGCCCCTACGCCTGGGGCAATTCCACCACGGTCTACTACTACGAATTCGACTGGTCGGCCTACCCACTCTGGTACACGCGCGATCTCGAATTCGCCCTGATCGTGGCCATCGGCAGCGACTACAAGTATCACTGGGACTCGTCGAACGACTGGAGTCGTCAGGGTCTGACCTCGACCAGGGCAGTCACTCAGTATATACCGGTCTACCGCAACGGCACGCTGGTTTTTGGGCAGGAGCCTCCAAAGTCATAA
- a CDS encoding ABC transporter ATP-binding protein, whose product MVTHPDNTRDASQDAPPAVAVKGLSFRYRALDEESPPSKKTRIAVPDSSVAGAEAEPSYAIRDISFSLAHGELLLIAGPSGCGKSTLLKCLNGLIPHTFRGELSGEIWIEGRSAAGMSLRERARYIGTMLQDPEKQIVGSTVEQEIAFGLENLNVPRAEIRRRVDAVLRRLHLESFHQEATFALSGGQRQQVAAAGVLVMQPSIFLFDEPFANLDARAIDELEELINGLRAEGRAVIIVEHRVEETLKLRPDKVLLMRDGRQVFLGDVPSFLEVADPEQVKLPIEATLRRAAEPRQVVERLVRPIVTRTVGTAEAHSAEPVLVFQDVHYRYEADGEEILNGISFRVHRGETIALLGPNGAGKTTLVKQALGLLRPTAGTVLLYGEDTRRLSVAQLATRIGYVFQSPSAMLFAPTVQKELSFGPENLRFPPERLQRAVQRAAEALDVARFAERPPLSLSFGQQKRVSIASVLAMESRILLLDEPTAGQDYRSYISFMEHLRELPELDALLFITHDLDLALRYTQRVLLLKDGHLVADGAPLEVLADQTLLESCNLRPTSLLRYLLTECSRSLA is encoded by the coding sequence ATGGTTACTCATCCCGACAACACGAGAGATGCATCGCAGGACGCACCTCCAGCTGTTGCTGTCAAGGGATTGAGCTTTCGCTATCGCGCCCTCGATGAAGAGTCGCCCCCATCGAAGAAGACCAGGATAGCTGTCCCTGATTCTTCTGTTGCCGGTGCGGAGGCGGAGCCCTCGTATGCCATTCGAGATATTTCCTTCTCGCTCGCACATGGGGAGCTTTTGCTGATTGCCGGGCCGAGTGGCTGTGGCAAGAGCACGCTGCTCAAGTGTCTTAACGGCCTCATTCCTCATACCTTCCGCGGAGAACTGAGCGGGGAGATCTGGATCGAGGGCCGCTCTGCTGCTGGTATGAGCTTGCGCGAGCGGGCGCGCTACATCGGCACGATGTTGCAGGACCCCGAGAAGCAGATCGTCGGCAGCACCGTTGAGCAGGAGATTGCTTTCGGCCTGGAGAACCTCAACGTGCCGCGGGCCGAGATCCGTCGGCGGGTTGACGCTGTGCTGCGGCGTCTCCATCTGGAATCTTTCCATCAGGAAGCGACCTTTGCCCTTTCGGGCGGGCAACGTCAGCAGGTGGCGGCGGCAGGGGTCCTGGTGATGCAGCCCTCGATTTTCCTCTTCGATGAGCCATTTGCCAACCTGGATGCCCGTGCGATCGATGAGTTGGAAGAGCTGATCAATGGCCTGCGCGCCGAGGGGCGGGCCGTCATTATTGTGGAGCATCGCGTCGAGGAGACCCTCAAGCTGCGCCCTGACAAGGTGCTCCTCATGCGGGACGGGCGGCAGGTCTTTCTAGGTGATGTGCCCTCCTTTCTGGAGGTAGCCGATCCGGAGCAGGTGAAGCTGCCGATCGAGGCGACACTGCGCCGCGCTGCCGAGCCTCGTCAAGTGGTCGAGCGACTGGTGCGCCCAATTGTGACCAGGACTGTGGGGACAGCGGAGGCTCACTCAGCTGAGCCGGTGCTTGTCTTCCAGGATGTCCACTATCGCTATGAGGCCGATGGCGAGGAGATTCTGAATGGCATTTCGTTCAGGGTGCATCGTGGCGAGACGATCGCCCTGCTTGGGCCGAATGGAGCTGGCAAGACCACCCTGGTCAAGCAGGCGCTCGGATTGCTGCGTCCGACGGCGGGGACAGTCTTGCTCTACGGCGAGGATACGCGCAGGCTGAGCGTGGCCCAACTGGCGACGCGCATCGGCTACGTCTTCCAAAGCCCAAGCGCCATGCTCTTCGCTCCTACGGTTCAGAAGGAACTGAGCTTTGGCCCCGAGAATCTGCGCTTCCCGCCCGAGCGGCTCCAGCGCGCTGTTCAGCGGGCTGCCGAGGCCCTGGATGTAGCTCGTTTTGCCGAGCGCCCGCCTCTTTCTCTGAGTTTCGGGCAGCAGAAGCGGGTAAGCATCGCCTCGGTCCTGGCGATGGAGAGCCGTATTCTGCTGCTGGATGAGCCGACGGCGGGTCAAGATTATCGCTCCTATATCTCCTTTATGGAGCATCTGCGAGAGCTTCCTGAACTGGATGCCCTCCTCTTCATTACGCATGATCTCGATCTCGCGCTGCGGTATACCCAGCGCGTTCTTCTCCTCAAGGATGGCCACCTGGTGGCCGATGGAGCACCGCTAGAGGTGCTGGCCGATCAGACCTTGCTGGAAAGCTGTAACTTGCGCCCGACTTCGCTCTTGCGCTATCTGCTGACGGAATGTAGTCGCAGCCTGGCGTGA
- a CDS encoding ECF transporter S component, whose protein sequence is MATTERENLREREATSRVWGIGVRHIVYMALGAALYGIFSYATNLIQLPSAGNVSFRPAIVIPLFFGAVFGPWVGLFSGGVGNLLGDYISGYGVFWNWDVGNALIGFIAGLVVYFTWGVYRNSRSIVLAEVFAALGIIIGIGFASIMEIWLSKLSFATAVVGYWLPAALSDLINGLILLPILLLAYRAAMARFGR, encoded by the coding sequence ATGGCTACGACCGAGAGAGAGAACCTGCGTGAGCGCGAGGCCACAAGCCGGGTGTGGGGTATTGGGGTCCGGCACATTGTCTATATGGCCCTCGGCGCGGCGCTCTATGGCATTTTCAGTTACGCTACAAATCTCATCCAACTCCCCAGTGCTGGCAATGTCTCGTTCCGCCCGGCCATCGTCATCCCTCTCTTTTTTGGGGCCGTCTTTGGTCCCTGGGTGGGCCTCTTCTCCGGCGGTGTGGGCAACCTCCTGGGCGACTATATCTCGGGCTATGGAGTCTTCTGGAACTGGGATGTAGGTAATGCCCTGATCGGCTTTATCGCCGGCCTGGTGGTCTACTTTACTTGGGGCGTCTATCGCAATTCGCGCTCCATCGTGCTGGCAGAGGTCTTTGCCGCGCTGGGAATCATCATCGGCATCGGTTTCGCCTCCATTATGGAGATCTGGCTCTCGAAGCTCAGCTTCGCGACTGCTGTTGTCGGCTACTGGCTGCCAGCGGCTCTCTCTGATCTGATCAACGGCCTGATCCTCTTGCCCATTCTGCTGCTGGCTTATCGGGCTGCGATGGCGCGCTTCGGGCGCTGA
- a CDS encoding energy-coupling factor transporter transmembrane component T family protein: MLITLPYIKRDTPIHRLDPRVKLLLLLAYGLAAAQTSNVWLILVGFVGSACYYALARLKWSETRRAWLFIIFLNVVLVFGNYFLSGGAIVQGIDLSHQHQLFSLPFLGFLNHPPYVGPKPLVFSVESITYMLTMGLRNFSIAFLAVAIPYTTNPGQIGVAFRQLGLPDQFAYAIDLSFRFLPTLARDFSVTLDAQRARGFELDKLRGGIFGRIARLAPLVVPIVIGSVVGAEDIVNAMELRCFGVGRRTWLTELQTRPLDRLLMALIVALFVLVTALNILGNFYASGPLHILHEQGLPAFLLR, from the coding sequence ATGCTTATAACGCTCCCTTATATCAAGCGCGATACGCCTATTCATCGTCTTGATCCTCGGGTCAAGCTGCTCTTGCTGCTGGCCTATGGCCTGGCCGCGGCTCAGACCTCAAATGTCTGGCTGATTCTGGTCGGCTTTGTGGGATCAGCTTGCTACTATGCGCTGGCACGCCTCAAGTGGTCGGAGACGAGGCGGGCCTGGCTCTTCATTATCTTTCTCAATGTGGTCCTGGTCTTTGGCAACTATTTTCTCTCCGGCGGCGCCATTGTCCAGGGAATCGATCTGAGCCACCAGCATCAATTGTTCTCGCTGCCGTTCCTCGGCTTTCTGAATCATCCTCCCTATGTTGGTCCGAAGCCGCTGGTCTTCAGTGTAGAGAGCATAACGTACATGCTGACGATGGGCCTGCGCAACTTCAGCATTGCCTTCCTGGCGGTGGCGATCCCCTATACGACCAATCCCGGCCAGATTGGCGTGGCTTTCAGGCAGCTGGGTCTGCCGGACCAGTTCGCTTATGCCATCGATCTCTCGTTCCGCTTCCTGCCAACGCTGGCCCGCGATTTCAGTGTGACGCTGGATGCGCAGCGCGCGCGGGGCTTCGAGCTGGATAAGCTGCGCGGCGGTATCTTCGGCAGGATCGCCCGCCTGGCGCCGCTGGTAGTGCCCATTGTGATCGGCTCGGTGGTGGGGGCGGAAGATATTGTCAATGCAATGGAGCTGCGTTGCTTTGGCGTGGGACGACGCACCTGGCTGACGGAGCTGCAGACTCGTCCGCTCGATCGCCTGTTGATGGCTCTAATCGTTGCGCTCTTTGTGCTGGTGACGGCCCTCAACATTCTTGGCAACTTCTATGCCAGTGGTCCGCTGCATATCCTCCATGAGCAGGGCTTGCCGGCTTTTCTCCTGCGCTGA